A single genomic interval of Drosophila virilis strain 15010-1051.87 chromosome 2, Dvir_AGI_RSII-ME, whole genome shotgun sequence harbors:
- the LOC26530931 gene encoding ectin — protein MKFRKMLAAWSVLLYASCIRSSHELKDVFLASINTFRKLHGCPKLHLSEQLCASAAEHAKILCQNVIIETSYDNMTSELICTSRDPLTCVDDWHYQENFYDYKKAKYIKKAENFTLIIWKSSKEFGLGKCLHESGVFFVVVKMYPRGNIEGRFKENVPKEIRNSSSASSLYKPISYKYFFPVSIILPALAFKLLF, from the exons ATGAAGTTTCGAAAGATGCTGGCGGCTTGGTCGGTATTGCTGTATGCATCG tgTATTCGGTCCTCACATGAACTCAAAGATGTTTTTTTGGCTTCAATAAATACGTTCCGGAAACTTCACGGCTGTCCCAAGCTCCATCTAAGTGAACAGCTGTGCGCATCAGCTGCTGAGCATGCTAAA attCTTTGCCAAAACGTTATTATAGAAACGTCTTACGATAATATGACCTCTGAACTCATATGCACTTCACGCGATCCATTGACATGTGTAGATGATTGGCACTACCAAGAAAACTTCTATGACTATAAAAAagctaaatatattaaaaaggcCGAAAATTTTACTCTGATTATTTGGAAAAGTTCTAAAGAGTTTGGTCTTGGAAAGTGCTTACA TGAATCTGGGGTCTTCTTCGTAGTCGTAAAAATGTATCCTCGAGGCAATATTGAAGGCAGGTTTAAGGAAAATGTCCCGAAGGAAATTAG AAATTCCAGCAGTGCCAGCTCTCTGTATAAGCCCATctcttacaaatatttttttccgGTGtctataatattgccagctctTGCATtcaaacttttattttaa
- the LOC6633194 gene encoding Golgi-associated plant pathogenesis-related protein 1 isoform X2, which translates to MRTGNILGLCIAVLLLLCTPTKADFENDVLKLHNEYREKHGCPSLTLDSGLSAECKTYAEEIAGKDSMIHSTGPYGENLCYTTSDPTTCVKMWYDEIKDYDFDKPKYSPATGHFTQVIWKASKELGVGQAKSATGKNYVVARYKPAGNVEGMFKENVPRSNSPEHILKTSKYISLYSWLFPVLVLQHFKLE; encoded by the exons ATGAGGACTGGAAATATTCTCGGGCTGTGCATAGCGGTCCTGTTGTTATTG TGTACTCCAACAAAAGCTGATTTCGAAAATGATGTCCTCAAACTTCATAATGAGTACAGGGAAAAGCATGGTTGTCCCAGTCTCACTCTGGATTCCGGGCTTTCCGCAGAGTGCAAGACATATGCCGAA GAAATTGCCGGAAAAGATTCCATGATTCATTCAACTGGACCATATGGTGAAAATCTATGCTACACAACAAGCGACCCAACAACGTGTGTCAAAATGTGGTACGACGAGATCAAAGATTACGACTTTGACAAACCCAAGTATTCGCCCGCAACCGGGCATTTCACACAAGTTATTTGGAAGGCTAGCAAAGAGTTGGGCGTTGGCCAAGCCAAGAG tGCAACTGGAAAAAATTACGTTGTCGCTAGATACAAGCCAGCCGGCAATGTAGAGGGAATGTTCAAGGAGAATGTGCCAAGGTCAAACAG TCCTGAGCACATACTGAAAACTTCTAAATATATATCCCTATATTCATGGTTATTTCCAGTATTGGTGCTGCAACACTTCAAATTGGAATAA
- the LOC6633194 gene encoding Golgi-associated plant pathogenesis-related protein 1 isoform X1: MRTGNILGLCIAVLLLLCTPTKADFENDVLKLHNEYREKHGCPSLTLDSGLSAECKTYAEEIAGKDSMIHSTGPYGENLCYTTSDPTTCVKMWYDEIKDYDFDKPKYSPATGHFTQVIWKASKELGVGQAKSATGKNYVVARYKPAGNVEGMFKENVPRSNRFICSPEHILKTSKYISLYSWLFPVLVLQHFKLE; this comes from the exons ATGAGGACTGGAAATATTCTCGGGCTGTGCATAGCGGTCCTGTTGTTATTG TGTACTCCAACAAAAGCTGATTTCGAAAATGATGTCCTCAAACTTCATAATGAGTACAGGGAAAAGCATGGTTGTCCCAGTCTCACTCTGGATTCCGGGCTTTCCGCAGAGTGCAAGACATATGCCGAA GAAATTGCCGGAAAAGATTCCATGATTCATTCAACTGGACCATATGGTGAAAATCTATGCTACACAACAAGCGACCCAACAACGTGTGTCAAAATGTGGTACGACGAGATCAAAGATTACGACTTTGACAAACCCAAGTATTCGCCCGCAACCGGGCATTTCACACAAGTTATTTGGAAGGCTAGCAAAGAGTTGGGCGTTGGCCAAGCCAAGAG tGCAACTGGAAAAAATTACGTTGTCGCTAGATACAAGCCAGCCGGCAATGTAGAGGGAATGTTCAAGGAGAATGTGCCAAGGTCAAACAG ATTTATTTGCAGTCCTGAGCACATACTGAAAACTTCTAAATATATATCCCTATATTCATGGTTATTTCCAGTATTGGTGCTGCAACACTTCAAATTGGAATAA
- the LOC6633194 gene encoding Golgi-associated plant pathogenesis-related protein 1 isoform X4 codes for MNSENVLGLCVAAVLLLCIPTKSDFESDVLISHNIFRIKHGCPIFYLDDDFSTECKKYAEKLAKEEALKHSAANGTYGENLCYTTDQAELCVQMWYDEVKDYDFDKAEYSPATRHFTQLIWKATESLGVGQATSSSGRHFVVARYKPAGNTEGKFKENVPRALRNL; via the exons atgaaTTCTGAAAATGTTTTAGGGCTGTGTGTAGCGGCGGTGTTGTTATTG TGTATTCCAACTAAATCTGATTTCGAAAGTGATGTCCTGATCTCCCATAATATATTCAGAATAAAGCATGGTTGTCCCATATTCTATCTGGATGACGATTTTTCCACAGAATGTAAGAAATATGCAGAA AAGCTTGCCAAAGAAGAGGCATTGAAGCATTCAGCGGCAAATGGAACATATGGGGAAAATCTATGCTACACAACAGACCAAGCGGAATTGTGTGTCCAAATGTGGTACGACGAAGTAAAGGATTACGACTTTGACAAGGCCGAGTATTCGCCCGCAACCAGGCACTTCACGCAACTAATTTGGAAGGCAACCGAATCCTTAGGCGTTGGCCAAGCTACGAG CTCAAGTGGGAGACATTTTGTTGTCGCTAGATACAAGCCTGCTGGCAATACAGAGGGAAAGTTCAAGGAAAATGTACCAAGGGCGCTGAG AAATCTTTGA
- the LOC6633194 gene encoding Golgi-associated plant pathogenesis-related protein 1 isoform X5 gives MVVPYSIWMTIFPQNKLAKEEALKHSAANGTYGENLCYTTDQAELCVQMWYDEVKDYDFDKAEYSPATRHFTQLIWKATESLGVGQATSSSGRHFVVARYKPAGNTEGKFKENVPRALSFGHSIHTSKYFTLFSWLFPALPMQTF, from the exons ATGGTTGTCCCATATTCTATCTGGATGACGATTTTTCCACAGAAT AAGCTTGCCAAAGAAGAGGCATTGAAGCATTCAGCGGCAAATGGAACATATGGGGAAAATCTATGCTACACAACAGACCAAGCGGAATTGTGTGTCCAAATGTGGTACGACGAAGTAAAGGATTACGACTTTGACAAGGCCGAGTATTCGCCCGCAACCAGGCACTTCACGCAACTAATTTGGAAGGCAACCGAATCCTTAGGCGTTGGCCAAGCTACGAG CTCAAGTGGGAGACATTTTGTTGTCGCTAGATACAAGCCTGCTGGCAATACAGAGGGAAAGTTCAAGGAAAATGTACCAAGGGCGCTGAG TTTTGGTCACAgtatacacacatctaagtaTTTTACCCTATTTTCATGGCTGTTTCCAGCATTGCCgatgcaaacattttaa
- the LOC6633194 gene encoding Golgi-associated plant pathogenesis-related protein 1 isoform X3 — MNSENVLGLCVAAVLLLCIPTKSDFESDVLISHNIFRIKHGCPIFYLDDDFSTECKKYAEKLAKEEALKHSAANGTYGENLCYTTDQAELCVQMWYDEVKDYDFDKAEYSPATRHFTQLIWKATESLGVGQATSSSGRHFVVARYKPAGNTEGKFKENVPRALSFGHSIHTSKYFTLFSWLFPALPMQTF; from the exons atgaaTTCTGAAAATGTTTTAGGGCTGTGTGTAGCGGCGGTGTTGTTATTG TGTATTCCAACTAAATCTGATTTCGAAAGTGATGTCCTGATCTCCCATAATATATTCAGAATAAAGCATGGTTGTCCCATATTCTATCTGGATGACGATTTTTCCACAGAATGTAAGAAATATGCAGAA AAGCTTGCCAAAGAAGAGGCATTGAAGCATTCAGCGGCAAATGGAACATATGGGGAAAATCTATGCTACACAACAGACCAAGCGGAATTGTGTGTCCAAATGTGGTACGACGAAGTAAAGGATTACGACTTTGACAAGGCCGAGTATTCGCCCGCAACCAGGCACTTCACGCAACTAATTTGGAAGGCAACCGAATCCTTAGGCGTTGGCCAAGCTACGAG CTCAAGTGGGAGACATTTTGTTGTCGCTAGATACAAGCCTGCTGGCAATACAGAGGGAAAGTTCAAGGAAAATGTACCAAGGGCGCTGAG TTTTGGTCACAgtatacacacatctaagtaTTTTACCCTATTTTCATGGCTGTTTCCAGCATTGCCgatgcaaacattttaa
- the LOC6633195 gene encoding uncharacterized protein, whose translation MSAKLIKVQPVCKAPGLPICELEDSSSNVEVVDNLSIGQPEPGRTLLCDCVKKASEEEEPSLEQSTTVDEELQLEDIQDELEKNRALVDLIGQRLSLNIPDCPELDACMDMQVELNKDGMHPEILKLHRNNSQLRQQLSQLQHSCKAVDLSLKYMHNSLCRDLEAGAAMQRRLNELDSFKRIAEHEHALCRQRYRHLEQDKFDWNDCFAYISKHYMELQPLLKKYVRRTEYGQLRQDASELLNQAKLEAKELHDYLAENMNTLSQRVDHSPGCGRLGSEFATDRRMAMEIAAFLQRNEHLFNRATH comes from the coding sequence ATGTCAGCAAAGTTGATCAAGGTGCAGCCAGTCTGCAAGGCCCCAGGTTTGCCAATCTGTGAGTTGGAAGACTCTAGTTCCAACGTAGAAGTTGTGGACAATTTGAGCATAGGGCAACCCGAACCTGGCAGGACTCTACTTTGTGACTGTGTAAAAAAGGCCAGTGAGGAGGAGGAGCCAAGTTTAGAACAGTCAACGACAGTCGATGAGGAGCTTCAGTTGGAGGACATCCAAGACGAGCTGGAAAAGAATAGGGCGCTCGTTGATCTCATCGGCCAGAGGCTGTCGTTAAACATACCCGATTGCCCTGAGCTGGATGCCTGCATGGACATGCAAGTGGAGCTGAACAAGGACGGCATGCATCCAGAGATTCTCAAGCTGCATCGCAACAACAGTCAGTTACGCCAACAGCTGAGCCAGCTGCAGCACAGCTGTAAGGCCGTCGATTTGTCGCTGAAGTACATGCACAATAGTCTCTGCCGAGACTTGGAGGCGGGCGCAGCAATGCAGCGCCGCCTAAACGAGCTGGACTCCTTCAAGCGCATAGCAGAGCACGAACATGCGCTCTGCCGGCAGCGCTATCGTCATCTGGAGCAGGACAAATTCGATTGGAACGATTGTTTCGCCTACATCAGCAAGCATTATATGGAGTTGCAACCTTTGCTCAAGAAGTACGTGCGTCGAACTGAATATGGACAGCTCAGACAGGATGCCAGCGAGTTGCTCAACCAAGCCAAATTGGAGGCCAAGGAATTGCACGACTATCTGGCCGAGAACATGAACACGCTGAGCCAGCGGGTGGACCATTCGCCGGGTTGTGGGCGTCTTGGCTCCGAATTCGCCACGGATCGTCGGATGGCCATGGAGATAGCCGCTTTTTTGCAACGCAACGAGCACCTCTTTAACAGAGCGACGCATTAA